The Saccharomyces mikatae IFO 1815 strain IFO1815 genome assembly, chromosome: 15 DNA window CTGGTATTGGATGAACTGTTTCCTCAATCTAAGGATATCTCGGAAGAGATTGTTGAAATAGCTTTTGTTAATTTTGATACTTCAGTAAACCtgtatttgaaaaactttatcCTGAAGCACGCCAAATTGTTGAATTCCCCGCAAAAGctttttgaagtttgttCGAAActtattgaaaaaggtCTTGATGATTATGAATTAATTATAAATTTGATTGACGCGAGCTACAAACTTTCTACACCTCAAGAGGAGGTTAAACATTGgattgataaaaatttgGGCGATTCAAGGAATACTCGATTGGCACGATTGAAAATTGATATAGTGTACACTAGTTCTGTTTCAGAGTCATCTTTGTCGTATTATCTATCAAAGTACCATAATAAACCTTGCTGCTCAATTGATTTGAATCATTACGCTGGCTACATAAATACAGATATGTTTAAAAACGTTATGGCCAAGTACGATCCGGATGATAAGGATTTGATTCATCATTGTAATATTTTAGAATTAAAACTGGTTGAATGTGATTCAGTTACTGACTACATCAAGTTTAGTGAAACcttgtcaaaaaaatcgaTAACCGATTATTCATCCTGCTCTAAATTCGTATTAGAAATAGTGAAGAATATATGCCAAGAAACTAATCCCGATTTGAAGGATATTCTTTTATGTATAACAATATTGGAAAAATACCAAATCAAGGACCCTCATAACTTTGGCACTATGTGTTGGCTAGTTGTTTTATACATGTATCTAGGCTTAGTCCCCGATGcttatttccatttttccaatctaaaaatcaaaaatgttCAAACAGATTCCATGGATTACATGATATTTACAAGGTTTTCTACTTTATTTCCTAACAAACAAAGTGAATTTTATTCCAAAACTTTCCATGAACATAATAATTTATATGATGTATCTCTGGCTAATATACCAAAATATATCCAGGTAgcatttgaaagaaattcatATAGCAAAATATTAGGCATGTTGGAGATGAGGGATAAACTAATGAAATCTTATACCAGATGGATCAAAACTTTAGAAAACTTACAGTTCTCACGTTTATGCAACGACAAACGCGGCAATCTACTGCAAAAATTACATGGAGATTGGCGGTCTTTAGAAATGACGGAAAACCTATCATTTTCGGATAATAGAGATTTTTCGATACTAGATAATAACATTGCTCGATTTCTCAACCGTGATGGAATTTTAGAATATGTTAATTTGAATGAGAACTCGATTTTGTTAGCCTTGACTAGAGAACTTATTATCGAAGCTTTGCCAAATGGAGAGAAAACAGAACAAGTAAGCGCACTTCTAGAAAAACTTCCATCAGATAACTTTGAAGAacatttgaataataaccTGACCGAAGTGGAATCAATGTCATTTCAGATTTTTTTCGAAATTTACGAAAATAACGGCAAGGAGCTGGGCAATTTAATTTCTAAGTTAATGGAAATTCCaataaatacaaaaaaaaattggaagatATCTCATACTTATCTCACCAAAATAGCAACTTTAAAAACTCTGGACAGTTTAAAAAGGATCAAGGATAAAGAAGTTCAAAAATTAATCAAGAATTCCCTTAAGGAGTTAAGAGGCTGTTGCgatgatattttcaaagaatactCAAATACTTTAGTCCAAGCGTTTGAAGAATTACACAATGGCAAATATAGCAGCTTATTAAAAGAGCTTGGTTCTAAACCTGAAAGtattaaaaatataaaaaattcattattaAGCATCCAAAAGAATGTGAGAAATCTATAAACTTTAAATCTCGTCTTCATTATAGAACTATTACAACTGGacggtttttttttcttttagttttcttttaggTAGATAAAATAACATGTATCGCAAGACTTTTATATCAGTATCCTTTTCAACTATATCCCAGTGAAACAAGTACTGTATGGTTCTCAAGGAGAATTAAATTTTAAACCCTTATGTACCCAGCAAAAAACGATGTTCTCTTTACAAGTATCCAAAGAAATTCATTCAAAATCACCACTTAATCCATTCCAATTTGGCCttcaagataaaaaaagcaatAAGACGATATATAATGGCCACACACACAATAATTCCCAAATACTTTTGTGTATCTCTCACTAAGCCGTATGAAACCAAAACATCATGCCCATTAGCAAATTTGCATGTACCATCCGAATTTTTCCCACCATCTTCACATGTTAATTTCAAATTACCTGGAAACGCAAAATTAATGATAATCATAGATGTGTACCCCACAGGGTTCAAATAGTTGAAACCCTTTAATACTCTCGACATGCCTAACGACATCAATCCTGACATTTGGGTACCAATGGATAAAATAATCGAAATAAAGTTAACAACGAATCCTGGTCTTTCAAAGAATGTGTTCGTCATTATACCCAGAGCTTCACCACAACAAGTAACAATAAAGGAACAATAAACGGTCGCAAAGAAATTGGCCGCAGTTCTTGGCAACCCACATGCAAATACTGTAAACACTGCGTATAAAACTGAAGCAAATGCGGATAACGGTAACTCTAGAGTCATATaagccaagaaaaaaggtgCTATTCCGTAAACATTGTCATTGTATTCTTCGTAAAAGTAATCTCTTTCAGTTGGATAGCATGCCAAGTTTCCTAACATACCCACAAAATACAACGCTGTAGATTCCTGTGCCAGCCCTAAACGATTGCTGATACTAGTATAATTATGCTTGACCGGAGCAAAAAATAAGGCGAAGATAACACCTAGACCAGGAATTTGTGCAATACGTGCCATTAAGGAGTCGAAGCTTCTTCTTGTCGTAGTAAATTGCCTCTTAACGTTGACTATGTATGCCAAAACCAAGTTAGCTGGTTTTCTTACGAAATCGCTGTATTCTGTTAAAAATGACTCTTGAGAgtattgttgtttttcAGAAAGTGAAGTGGATAAAATACTTTCAGtttctatattttctttccatgCGGTAAGTAGCTTTTCAACTCTTGCTCTTGAAGTTTGTTCATTCTGTTCGTTTTGCGTATTGACTGAGATTAAATCGAGAAAAAAGTCTGCCACGTTCGTAAACGAAGGACAATTAAATCCCATTTTAGCAAAATAAGCAATCATTTCATCAGGTGATCCATTGAAAGCGGTTCTACCCGATTTAGCTAATAGCAAAACATTACCAAATCGTTTGAATAATTCTGACCTTGGTTGATGAATGGTAATAATGACTGTCTTCCCTTGTTCTGTACAAAGCTTCTCCAATATTTCTAATATAGTAGCAGATGTGAAGCTATCTAGTCCAGAAGTTGGTTCATCTAGTAATAAGATTGGAGGATCATTCAATAATTGCACCCCCATCGTTACTCTTCTCTTTTCGCCACCACTAATGCCTTTAACAAATTCATTACCAATAATATTGTTCTCACAGTGCTTTAAACCCAGAGATCTTATCAAGTTATCAGTTCTTTCCATTCTTTCTGCCTCAGTTAAATGATGCAACCTTAACGCAGATGCATATTTAAGGGTTTCTTTTACAGTTAAGGTGGCCAAAAGATGGTCATCATCCTGCGAAACATACGAGCATACATTTTTGAACATAAACTCTGAGACCTGAATGTCATTGAGCATAATCGATCCTGCAGTGTTAAACTTCGCAAAAAATGAGGATTTTAGTCTGCCAGAAATTAAATTCAACAGTGAGGACTTACCTGACCCTGATGGTCCCATAATAGCATTAATCATTCCAGGCTTGAAAATGGCATTCACCGATTGTAAAATTTGTTTAGTTTCGTGGCGATGGAAGTTAccttttttccaagttgagaaagaagttgaaaaaatgattcGTAGGTCTATGTCTTGCAATTTTATAGTGatagttgtttttttctctttttctgcCTCCAAATCCTTTTGGTGATAAACATCGTCTAGCAGCTGAATTTCCGGTTTCACTTCTGTGGGAGTTTTGCTAATGGATTTCTTTCGTTTTGATTTCACCTCATTCTGTAAAGTAATATCAATCTTGTGCAAATACAGTACAACCGCACCTACTACAAAGTATCCTATAGACCAACATAATAGGATAACAGCGGGCACGGTTATCCAGTTCTTCGGAAATCCGTAAACTTCTAGAATCTGGTTACCTAAGCATTCCTCGAGATTGCCAGAGGTACAATAAGAATCCGTAAAAGTACTAGACATCAGAGTACCAAATGAATACCATGTAAAGGCAATATATTTAACCCAACGAACATACACTGGCATAACTTTAGCATTCACAAAAAAACCGCACCCCATTGATAATACTGTGAATGTCATATTCCCCACTAAAGAGGCCTTAGAAAAATCCCTCGATACAGCAACTGATAACATGGACAAACTGGAACATGATAATTGACATAAAAATACGATagaaaattgataaaagaattttctAGCATTTGCTTCGAGTCCAAACATGAAATACGTTATACTGACAAAAATCATGGTCATGGCGAAATCGTCAGAAAGGAAGAGAGATAATTTTCTGGCGACAATAAATGCCAACGGTGTCACCGAACCTTCCGCCCTCTCTCTGTCATATAACGCAATGTCCTGTTCACAAAGTCGATACGTATCAAATAACAAATATAAGTAACATTGTAAAATAGTAGATGCATACAGACACGCGGTCGTTGTCCTTAAACCACCGATACTAGTTTTATCAGGTTTATAGTATATCCAACCGCAAACAGTACCAATGATCAGCGGTTCTGCGAAAGTCGATATTAGAGTAACATAATCTGAAAGATTAAGTTTAAAATTCCGTCTCGTCAAGACTGCAACTTGTTTCCAAAATGGTAGTCTGGTAGTCATATTTTGAATATGAATTTCCGTAGCGTTGCCTATACAAGATTCCGCCCGTAGTTTCAAATGAGTCCTTTCATAATCATGCCAATGACCAATCAATGAATTTAACCTGTTTTGCGTAGTAACCTCTTCCTTATCTGATCTAGAATCTACACTTGACAAATCGATGAAATAATCGGCTGGATTCACGAGCTGAGGAATACGATAACCAATAGATTCAAAATAAGGGATGATATTATTCATTTTGTCACAGTATACTACATTACCCTTTGACAAAATACAAACCTGGTCTAATaagaataatatatctGATCTCGGCTGGTGAATTGACATGATAAAAGTTCTACCATCCTCTTTTgctagttttttcaaagttttaATAACCAAGTAGGCAGAATAAGCATCCAAACCAGTAGTAGGCTCATCCAAAAACATGACAGAAGGGTTTGAAATCATTTGAGTACCAATACTTAGTCTTCTCTTTTCGCCACCAGAAAGGCCTCTATGTGAGTTATCACCCACTAAAGTGTCGGCACAATCTTTGAGCCCTAATTCTTCTATTAACTGCTCAACCATTATTCTCTTAGTCCGTTCGGATGAATTAAGTTTCAAGTCTGCTGCAAATTTAAGAGTTTCTCTGCAGGTCAACCTGGGGGAAAGCACATCTTGTTGCGGTAGGTAAGCCATTATCACATGCTTATGAGTAGGGTGGTCTTGGTCATCCAAGTGACCCACCTTTAGCCTTGCCTCCCCAGATTCAGAACCCATGTCTTCCAAGACATACCGTATAGAACCGTTATGAGTTAATCCACCACTTATCTTGGATGCTAGAACATTCAACAACGTAGTCTTCCCGGACCCTGACCCACCCATAACTGCCATGACCGACCCACTGGGCAAGTCCATGGAAAATGCATTAACCAGCGTTGTGTTGGTCTTGGAGGCAACAATTGACAAATCCCTTACATGGAGACTTATCCTAGGGATTCTTGAGAAAGaaagtttattttctatCAAATCAGTGGCTACATCGCCGTTCTTCCGCTGTGACATAGTACCTGCAGTTCGATATTTGGCGTTTCAGCTTGTAATTTGAAATACGATGATCGTTTGAAAGATAGCAAGTTCTTGTGCCTACTTCTGCATTTTCACTACGAAGTCGTTTATCTCATCACtaagttctttttttccaccTTTCGATATTCGTATAAGTGTCAAACCAACAACACCAAAGCCAGACATAAAGCAGAATCAACAGCCAGGCATGGAATTGTAAACGATGCTCATAAAACGTTGTTATGTTTACATGTTTATACAAGTATATACTGATATAAGTCATCTTCGAAAGATATCCAAAAACTGGACTCCCAGGGGCCTTGCAGGCTCATCGGCACCAGGTTCGTCGTCGCCAGCAGTAGACGAATCTGTGGGTGTGGTACTTGAACCACGAAGTGGAATGCTTGCAGGTCCAGAGTTTCCCGCATTTGAACTTCCTGCGACAGCAGTGGCTGCCTGCGCTGTTGCCCTTGCTGCTGCCGTATTTGTAGCTGCATTAGCAGCCATAGCAACATCAGCCCTGGTAGGTGGGCCTCGGGAGATGTAATGTGATACAAATGGTATTCGCCAATGGTCTAGTCCCGGTAGCAGGCCCTTGTCGATGAAAATACCACACATCCAGCTAATGAATCCGCATATTATTCCTGCAAATCCTTGGTTTAGTATAAGCAATAGTATTAACCCGTTTAGAAGGAACTGATCGTTGATACTCCAATCTACAGCGCTCTTGTCCTCTTGCTTATTATAATTTTGACTTGCCACTCCTCCTCGAGGTCCCAGTAATCTTATACTCCATTCATAAATTTGAGGGGTGTATTCTTTGTAAAAGTGCATCAAGCTTAAAACGATGGGCAATGAACCTGTGCTAAAGTTGTTCCATTGAAGCCACGTAAACTGCCCAATAAAAGCGTTCCAAATGAGATTCAATCCCCAGATTGCTAATGTGGTGTACATCCATGATAGAGCAATCAATGTCAAATACTTGTGGGAACCTAGCAGTCGTTCCAAATGTCTAAACAGATACCATAATAGCGCCAGTATTACCGTGTCAGATTCGTTGATGGCACAGAACTGGAATATAAACAGGCGGAAGTACTGATGGTACGTCTGTAGGAAAGGATCATATTGTAGCAGGAATAGGTGCTTGTAACTTGCAATCGAAGCCACTAAGGGCACCACAAGGGTCATAACCATGGACAGTTTGGTGACAGGCATGGAAGCCAGCCCTACTGGAGGTTCCATAGACATTATATATAAGCGTTTGTGTTTCTTCTGTTCTTAGTCTTTTCCTCCCTTTGAAAGTTGAGTTCATCCATCAATTttatctttcatttttagagaaaaagaacctCTTATACAATAACAtcgaaaagagaaaaccGAACAGGGATAAAGAGGCACCTAGCAATGGATGTGGCCAATCAACTGCTTGATCAATTAGGTCACGGGAATTTTGTGCAATTGACATTGAACCTGTCCCAAAATGGTCACGAAGTTGCTCTCTTGCAGCAACAATTGACCGGATCTGATGACAAACGCTTGGAAACGCTGGTAGAGCAACACCCGGCTATGCCTAATGATACGAGATTTAATATGATGTGTGTATCGTATCTAAAATATGCCAGAGATGTTGACCCATGGTCAGTCTGGTCCAGTTCGGATCTAATATTTGAGTTCTATCAATGCTTGATCAATTGCCTCGTCAATGACAATGCTCCTCATATCGAAAAACTCATAACAGTATCAACCAGAGAGACGGAGCTTGTCATCGGCATAGCTGATAGGCTTGACTCGTTTCACCTACAGTTGCATACGAGCGGTCATCAATTTTTATCGCATATATCGTCCATCCTATCAAGATTATTTAACAGTATCAAGCCTCCACGAAGTAATGCATCATCTAAAAATATTCCAGGAAAACAGCGAATACTGCTGTACCTAGTCAATAAACTGAATAACATTTATTTCAGAATCGAGTCACCGCAACTGTGTTCCAacatcttcaaaaactttcaaCCAAAAAGCATGCTTACACATTTCAATGAGTACCAAATCGACCAGCAGATAGAATATAGATACCTCTTAGGAAGATACTACCTCTTGAACTCTCAAGTACACAACGCTTTTGTTCAATTCAACGAGGCTTTTCAATCGCTCCTGAGTCTGCCTCTAACAAATCAAGCGATCATTAGAAATGGTTCGAGAATACTCAACTACATGATCCCCACGGGATTGATATTGGGCAAAATGGTCAAATGGGAACCGTTACGACCGTTCCTTACTCAGGAAATAATTGATAATTGGAGCGCTCTGTACAATTATGTACGTTCTGGGAACATCCAAGGCGTGAGCCTCTGGCTGAGACAAAACGAACGTCATTTGTGTGCAAGACAGTTGCTAATTATACTACTAGAGAAATTGCCCATGGTCACATACAGAAATCTGCTCAAAACGGTAATTAAGATCTGGACTACCGAATGGGGCCAGAACAAACTACCATACTCGTTAATAGAACGGGCATTGCAGCTATCCATTGCTCAGACATTTGGAGATCCCAATGTCCAGGAAATTACTATTTATAACGGCATCCATTCCCCCAAGAACGTGGAAAACGTGCTCGTGACATTGATCAACTTGGGATTTTTACGTGCGAACTGTTTCCCACAATTGCAACTCTGTGTAGTAAAAAAGACCACCttgattcaagaaattgttCCGCCAGTTAATGAACGGATCACCAAGATGTTTCCTGCACAGTCACGAATTCTTTGGTGATACATATAGAGAACAAGGAAGAAAGGAAGAGAGTGTATGTATATGTGTATATGTTTATACGAGTGTGAAAAAGCATATTTTACTTATGAGTTTTATTTTAGAATTATAAGAGCGGAATTTGtgaaaacgaaaacaaGAGAAGTGATTTTTAAAGGGAGCACACTTTAAAGAGACGTACCTAGAAACACAAGATGTTTTCACCACTCACGAAGGCACTATCGCTGCAAAGTTACAGAACTATCAACCTTCAGACAAGGACCGATGCATGGTTGCGGTGCCGCAGGTGGTATTGTAGTGACAAAGATGACGTCGACGATGTAGTAACAAGAATCAAAATTTCCCCTATAAAGAGAACCAACGAGTCCatagagaagaaaagagcaCGGTTGATATATCAATCACGGAAAAGAGGGATCCTGGAGACAGACTTGCTTTTGTCGGGGTTCGCTGCCAAATatctgaagaagatgaacGAAGAGGAACTGGAAGAGTATGATTCTCTATTGAATGAGTTGGACTGGGATATCTATTATTGGGCTAcaaagaatttcaaaactAGTCCTTTGCCTAAAAAATGGTCTAACTCTAAGTTGTTGAAGCAACTACAAGAGTTCAGCGAGAATAAAGAGAAGGAAATCTTAAGCATGCCTGATTTGTCTAAGTATTAGTAAATACAAGCGATTGAGTTACTGTcgctttctcttttcccTTTATATATACTTCATTGCTTGTAAATAAGTCTCataggaaaaaaaacataaacaTTATCACTAGACTATACttattactattactattactattactattattattattattactattactattataaCTGTTcctatcactatcatcaGAATCCCTCAAGGGCCTTTGTAGCTTTGTCCAATCTTTTCAACCCCTCTTCATAACGATCGGGATCGAGAACCATATCTGCGGTTAATCTTGACAATGAGTCCACTAATCTTTCCAGGGCACGTTTCTCCTCTATTTGCATCCCCAGCTGCGCAAATTCAGATCCAATTAAGGTTCCCTTTGTCACACTCAATAACTGGTTTAAAGTATCGATGTCAAATGACCGCAATTCCTTaacagatttttttttgttctgcttttttttagcaTCCTTCTTGATATTAGTTTTCTTGGGTGTCTCCTCAATAATATCCTCGTATTTATCATCGTCTTGTTCGTCTGCAGTAGttgatattttatttgcTTTAGTATGTGCAGCCTTTAACGTGTCGTCACgtttcaaatttgatgCATCCCTGCAATCCTCATTGGGCGTACTGGGCAATGGTCTCGTCAAGTAAGCCTCTTCTTCTGGAGGCATACTGGTCGCTGCGGAGTAGTATGATTCGGACTTTTGTTCGCTAACGGTAGAAATCTGTGATAGATTCTTATAATGGCCAGCGGTTTGGATCGGTGTCAGTAATACCTCTGCATCTAAAAAGTCGTCTTGGACATCACCTTCTTGGATAAACAACCTTGACCTAGGACGATCTTTACTTCTGGGGGGAATGGTCGGATTGTAGTCATTGGTTTCAGAACGTATTGGCTTCATTTCTTTGGGAACATCATTTGTCTTAGTTGACAAGTCTGGTATCACACTAGAAACAATCGAAAGCTTATCACTGCCATTGgcctcttcttcttcctctaaCTGCTCCTGGATAGACTGGTGAAATTTGGTGTTATAAGTGGAGGATCCGCTCTCACTAGCTAAATTACCTGAACCAATGGAAGAACGCAAACCCTTTTCCTGACGTCGAGGACTTGATAGTAACTTTAGTGACCCGCGATTCTCTGCTTTCTTAGAGGTGCTAGAATTAAACCTCCCCACTGGTTTGGCATTGGTAACTGGTCTAATGATAATTTCGTctccttcattttttgattttttgcTTTGACCATCATTCAGTTGTTTGGTCAACGTCACCTCTGAGGGCAACATAGGCAACGCTGGTAGATCTTCTTTACTTACGGACTGTTTCAAAGGACTCAAACTACTGGAACCGTTGCTGGCATGCTCTTCTTGGTTTTGTTGCCTGACAATATATGAAACTTCAACGCCTTCTTGAATGACTCCGGAATAGTTAGAAATCATGCTTGATCTGTTGTCACCAGGTGGTGGTAGCGAGACGTCACCAGCAGGTGATCTTAATAGTCTCGATGGGGGTTTAAATACATTACTTTCGTCCACCTTTTCGCCTGGGATCACTGTTTTAATAGTTGTAGGAGATTGAAAGagtttttcatctttttcattgttcaGTGAATCAATCATCGCTGAAAGTCGCTGGGTATTTAGTGTGGCTCTAGATGGCCcgttttcttctctctCTTCTGACATAGTTACACACCTGTTTGGCCTCGATAATGGTCCTGTTGTTAGTTAAGTGTACAACTGCTCTTTATCTTCTTGATGATGCCAGCCATTTGGCCAAGAGATCGATTTTCCGAATCGGGTCATACGacaaacaataacaataataataaacatCATCATAAAAAATACATGCAAAAGGCAGGTACTAAGTTAAAAGTTCGAACAACGTTGAACTAATATGAGCAGGAATCAAGATGTATTTCCAGTATTAGACCTACAGGAACTGGTAATATGTTTACAGAGCTGCGATTTTGCCTTAGCTACACAGGAGAATATCTCTAGGCCCACTTCAGATTATATGGTGACCCTTTACAAGCAAATCATAGAAAACTTCATGGGTATTTCAGTAGAGTCGTTGCTGAATAGTAGCAGTCGGGATGTGGGTGAAGGTCACTTACAGGATGAGAACGAAAACATTTATTCTGATACCTTGAATGTTTTGGtattgaacaaaatttGCTTCAAGTTCTTTGAGAACATAGGCGTTCAAGATTTCAACATGACAGATTTATACAAGCCTGAGGCCCAAAGGACACAGCGCTTGTTGAGTGCTGTGGTGAATTATGCTCGTTTTAGGGAAGAACGGATGTTTGATTGCAATTCGTTTATCCTTCAAATGGAGTCCTTGTTAGGGCAACTTCGATCTAAATTCGATGATTATAACCTGATTCAGCAACAGTTAAAGCAGTACGAGGACACAGATGGGGAAAATATTCCCGATGAGCAGGAGCTCCAAAAACTGGAAGAGCAGAATAAAGAGCTGGAAATTCagctaaaaaaattaactAAGATTCAAGAAACTTTATCAATAGATTATAATGATTACAAGATTTCAAAACAGTCAATTTTTAAAGATTTAGAGGCTTTAAGTTTTCAAATAGTAGAATTGGAGTCTAATCGAGATAAGCTAATAAAAATCTCCAATACAGACATCAGAGAGTTATCTGAAGGGATCAAAGAGTTGAACAATCTTTTGAcggaaaggaaaaagacTTTGCACGATTTAAGTACACAGCAGAAGAACCTGCAAGCGACAGTGACAACTTTTGAAACCATAATTAGCGAGCTTTATGATGTTTTAAGAATAATTTCAGGCGAGGTACAAGAGTCTAATCGAACCGAAACGGAATTGACAGGATTGAAGCAAAATTTAATCAACAACAAGTCGAAACTGTCGAATGTATTGGAAACGGGTATTTTATACAAATTAGAAATCTTACAAGAACAGTTAGATTTACAACTaaataatttggaaaagcTATCACAAGATACTGAAGAAGAGTCTCGGTTGAATAATTCTAAATTGTCGGAACTACAGGTTAAATATGAAAACGAAATTAAACCTAAGATTGACAAGACAgacatttttattcaagatGAACTGATCAATGGTAAAATCAATAAAttagatgatgaaattaaacaatTACAAAAAGATTTCGAAGTTGAagttaaagaaattgaaattgaatattctttattatcTGGTCATATTAATAAATACATGGATGAAATGCTCGAATATACGCAATAGTGGTggtatttttgtttttatttcctttgttcttttttctttttggttACTGTTGTTTTTTCCGTGGCTGTTTCTTAATTTTATATGTACCTTTATCTATTTCCGTACAGTTGTAATcgattttctttaaatctTGCCATTTTTTATGTGGTATATCCCAATGACACTTCTTAGCTACAAGACTGGCCACGTCGTCACAAAATCCTAACAGGTTTAAATCAAACTCCGCGTGTGTGACCATATCCCTAttaattagaatttgcgGTACATGTGAAGGTACCATGTTGACAATTTCAGATACGGGAGCTACTTTTAAACTGGTACCTATACAAATCAGCAGGTCGCATTCTAGTATATCCTTGCGGATGGTCTTATGGAATCGCGATGGTAAGGCCTCACCGAAAAATGTCATATCTGGTTTCAAAACACCGTAAGATTTTAAAATTGGTGAATTGAAATTCGTGCTTGGTTGTGCCGTATTATTTGCATTACTCATAGGAAAATactgctttcttttttggtaaCAGTAGGGACATAATGGCAATTCGAGATTTCTTATATTGTCGAATATTTTCTCACCAGGAATTTGCCAGTGGCAAGTCACGCAAGACGCTGTGGCAAATGAACCGTGGCATTGCACCAACTTATCAGGATCTATCCCTGCATATGACTCCAAGTTATCTATATTCTGTGTGTAATTTCTTAGTAATTTGCCCTTGTCTTGCAGcattttgataaaactGTG harbors:
- the DSC2 gene encoding Dsc2p (similar to Saccharomyces cerevisiae YOL073C; ancestral locus Anc_3.135) translates to MSMEPPVGLASMPVTKLSMVMTLVVPLVASIASYKHLFLLQYDPFLQTYHQYFRLFIFQFCAINESDTVILALLWYLFRHLERLLGSHKYLTLIALSWMYTTLAIWGLNLIWNAFIGQFTWLQWNNFSTGSLPIVLSLMHFYKEYTPQIYEWSIRLLGPRGGVASQNYNKQEDKSAVDWSINDQFLLNGLILLLILNQGFAGIICGFISWMCGIFIDKGLLPGLDHWRIPFVSHYISRGPPTRADVAMAANAATNTAAARATAQAATAVAGSSNAGNSGPASIPLRGSSTTPTDSSTAGDDEPGADEPARPLGVQFLDIFRR
- the SMKI15G0870 gene encoding uncharacterized protein (similar to Saccharomyces cerevisiae YOL075C; ancestral locus Anc_3.133) — encoded protein: MSQRKNGDVATDLIENKLSFSRIPRISLHVRDLSIVASKTNTTLVNAFSMDLPSGSVMAVMGGSGSGKTTLLNVLASKISGGLTHNGSIRYVLEDMGSESGEARLKVGHLDDQDHPTHKHVIMAYLPQQDVLSPRLTCRETLKFAADLKLNSSERTKRIMVEQLIEELGLKDCADTLVGDNSHRGLSGGEKRRLSIGTQMISNPSVMFLDEPTTGLDAYSAYLVIKTLKKLAKEDGRTFIMSIHQPRSDILFLLDQVCILSKGNVVYCDKMNNIIPYFESIGYRIPQLVNPADYFIDLSSVDSRSDKEEVTTQNRLNSLIGHWHDYERTHLKLRAESCIGNATEIHIQNMTTRLPFWKQVAVLTRRNFKLNLSDYVTLISTFAEPLIIGTVCGWIYYKPDKTSIGGLRTTTACLYASTILQCYLYLLFDTYRLCEQDIALYDRERAEGSVTPLAFIVARKLSLFLSDDFAMTMIFVSITYFMFGLEANARKFFYQFSIVFLCQLSCSSLSMLSVAVSRDFSKASLVGNMTFTVLSMGCGFFVNAKVMPVYVRWVKYIAFTWYSFGTLMSSTFTDSYCTSGNLEECLGNQILEVYGFPKNWITVPAVILLCWSIGYFVVGAVVLYLHKIDITLQNEVKSKRKKSISKTPTEVKPEIQLLDDVYHQKDLEAEKEKKTTITIKLQDIDLRIIFSTSFSTWKKGNFHRHETKQILQSVNAIFKPGMINAIMGPSGSGKSSLLNLISGRLKSSFFAKFNTAGSIMLNDIQVSEFMFKNVCSYVSQDDDHLLATLTVKETLKYASALRLHHLTEAERMERTDNLIRSLGLKHCENNIIGNEFVKGISGGEKRRVTMGVQLLNDPPILLLDEPTSGLDSFTSATILEILEKLCTEQGKTVIITIHQPRSELFKRFGNVLLLAKSGRTAFNGSPDEMIAYFAKMGFNCPSFTNVADFFLDLISVNTQNEQNEQTSRARVEKLLTAWKENIETESILSTSLSEKQQYSQESFLTEYSDFVRKPANLVLAYIVNVKRQFTTTRRSFDSLMARIAQIPGLGVIFALFFAPVKHNYTSISNRLGLAQESTALYFVGMLGNLACYPTERDYFYEEYNDNVYGIAPFFLAYMTLELPLSAFASVLYAVFTVFACGLPRTAANFFATVYCSFIVTCCGEALGIMTNTFFERPGFVVNFISIILSIGTQMSGLMSLGMSRVLKGFNYLNPVGYTSMIIINFAFPGNLKLTCEDGGKNSDGTCKFANGHDVLVSYGLVRDTQKYLGIIVCVAIIYRLIAFFILKAKLEWIKW
- the MDM20 gene encoding Mdm20p (similar to Saccharomyces cerevisiae MDM20 (YOL076W); ancestral locus Anc_3.130), with the translated sequence MSEKIQEEILGLINKSSFKQCYIRLAQLQKQFPNALYFKILETYVKFKQSPSKFDYIKLLDEPFGLNGTKITGDTRSLEFLHNFFVELGKYDEALHVYERGNFKFPSYELSYHWFSKALEDSNYNQMSKASLQLAKYCDSGNLPKRVYYFWNAISTLAVVRFQESTLPEPKKIILARLARQSLLDLKPFENVQEIIAYCLVLDELFPQSKDISEEIVEIAFVNFDTSVNLYLKNFILKHAKLLNSPQKLFEVCSKLIEKGLDDYELIINLIDASYKLSTPQEEVKHWIDKNLGDSRNTRLARLKIDIVYTSSVSESSLSYYLSKYHNKPCCSIDLNHYAGYINTDMFKNVMAKYDPDDKDLIHHCNILELKLVECDSVTDYIKFSETLSKKSITDYSSCSKFVLEIVKNICQETNPDLKDILLCITILEKYQIKDPHNFGTMCWLVVLYMYLGLVPDAYFHFSNLKIKNVQTDSMDYMIFTRFSTLFPNKQSEFYSKTFHEHNNLYDVSLANIPKYIQVAFERNSYSKILGMLEMRDKLMKSYTRWIKTLENLQFSRLCNDKRGNLLQKLHGDWRSLEMTENLSFSDNRDFSILDNNIARFLNRDGILEYVNLNENSILLALTRELIIEALPNGEKTEQVSALLEKLPSDNFEEHLNNNLTEVESMSFQIFFEIYENNGKELGNLISKLMEIPINTKKNWKISHTYLTKIATLKTLDSLKRIKDKEVQKLIKNSLKELRGCCDDIFKEYSNTLVQAFEELHNGKYSSLLKELGSKPESIKNIKNSLLSIQKNVRNL